Proteins encoded in a region of the Acidimicrobiia bacterium genome:
- a CDS encoding DUF4230 domain-containing protein yields the protein MMTTLLEERPATRDPQVTVRLVTEEGRRGGGGGGRSFGGLLHTAGLGAIAFAILLVVGAITGLVDLGGIFGSGTTTTSSKVLLKEIKNLSSYVAIEGTYQEDITIKKGVPILPDFIAGESTTLRAVGTVPVSVDFKVLATDAVQVNADNSVRITLSSPELGNAVIDPKQSEITDRSRGLVNRLGDAFEGDPVNDRPLYVKAENRIEKAARENNLVDRAKQNTANMLEAFLSRLGFTDVNVTFEKPPTRGAGN from the coding sequence ATGATGACTACGTTGCTCGAAGAGCGTCCCGCGACGCGCGATCCGCAGGTCACCGTGCGCCTGGTCACCGAAGAAGGCCGGCGCGGTGGCGGAGGCGGCGGACGCAGCTTCGGCGGCTTGCTCCACACCGCGGGTCTCGGCGCGATCGCTTTCGCGATCTTGCTCGTGGTCGGCGCGATCACCGGGTTGGTCGATCTCGGAGGCATCTTTGGCTCAGGCACCACCACGACGAGCTCAAAGGTGTTGCTCAAGGAGATCAAGAACCTGTCGTCGTACGTCGCCATCGAAGGGACGTATCAAGAGGACATCACGATCAAGAAGGGCGTCCCGATCCTGCCGGACTTCATCGCCGGTGAGAGCACGACACTTCGAGCCGTCGGAACGGTTCCCGTCAGCGTTGACTTCAAGGTGCTGGCCACCGACGCGGTGCAGGTGAACGCCGACAACTCGGTGCGGATCACGCTGTCGTCTCCCGAGCTCGGGAACGCCGTGATCGACCCCAAGCAGAGCGAGATCACCGATCGAAGCCGTGGTCTCGTCAATCGACTCGGTGACGCGTTCGAGGGAGACCCGGTCAACGACCGTCCCCTCTATGTCAAAGCTGAGAACCGCATCGAGAAAGCGGCACGCGAGAACAACCTCGTCGACCGTGCGAAGCAGAACACGGCGAACATGCTCGAAGCCTTTCTCAGTCGCCTCGGTTTCACTGACGTGAACGTGACCTTCGAGAAGCCTCCGACACGGGGCGCGGGCAACTAA
- a CDS encoding TIGR03617 family F420-dependent LLM class oxidoreductase produces MKIDTIAMGRPLRDIPGLVREVEDCGFTGVWFTESGRTAYTGCTAAALTAQNLDIGTAIAVAFPRSPMVTAQVAWELADTTAGRFVLGLGTQVKAHIERRYSAQFDHPGSRLREYVLALRAIFRAFQGDESLDFHGDFWNFDLMPRMWSPGPIEHPDVPVYIAAVRPWSARMAGEVCDGIHVHPFHSMRYLQEVVLPAVREGAASAGRAPDSVAVVCPIMAILGDTEEERIRARDETRLRIAFYGSTRTYSGVFDLHGWEGTADRLHELQRAGDLKGMAETITDDMLEVYSLESTWDGLADALVDKYGGIADRVVMYDASANWTFGAGSLERWREVTAAVTKATT; encoded by the coding sequence TTGAAGATCGACACGATCGCGATGGGTCGACCACTTCGCGACATACCGGGATTGGTGCGGGAGGTCGAAGACTGTGGCTTCACCGGCGTGTGGTTCACCGAGAGCGGTCGCACCGCATACACGGGATGCACGGCCGCCGCATTGACTGCACAGAATCTTGACATCGGGACCGCGATCGCCGTCGCGTTCCCGCGCAGCCCGATGGTCACGGCGCAGGTGGCATGGGAGCTGGCCGACACCACCGCGGGCCGCTTCGTGCTCGGGCTGGGAACGCAGGTCAAGGCGCACATCGAGCGCCGGTACTCCGCGCAGTTCGATCACCCGGGTTCACGCTTGCGCGAGTACGTCTTGGCGCTGCGAGCCATCTTTCGCGCGTTCCAGGGCGACGAGTCGCTCGACTTCCACGGCGACTTCTGGAACTTCGACCTCATGCCGCGAATGTGGAGTCCGGGACCGATCGAGCATCCCGACGTGCCGGTGTACATCGCAGCCGTGCGCCCCTGGTCGGCCCGTATGGCCGGCGAGGTGTGCGACGGCATCCATGTTCACCCGTTCCACTCGATGCGCTACCTCCAAGAGGTGGTACTCCCAGCGGTCCGCGAAGGCGCCGCGTCGGCCGGACGCGCCCCGGACAGCGTCGCGGTCGTGTGCCCGATCATGGCGATCCTCGGGGACACCGAGGAGGAGCGGATTCGGGCGCGCGACGAGACGCGCCTTCGCATCGCGTTCTACGGATCGACCCGTACGTACAGCGGCGTCTTCGATCTGCACGGCTGGGAGGGAACCGCTGATCGCCTGCACGAGCTCCAGCGTGCCGGTGATCTGAAGGGCATGGCCGAGACGATCACCGACGACATGCTCGAGGTGTACAGCCTCGAATCGACGTGGGACGGCCTGGCCGACGCACTCGTCGACAAGTACGGGGGCATTGCCGACCGCGTGGTGATGTATGACGCGTCAGCCAACTGGACCTTCGGCGCCGGATCACTCGAGCGTTGGCGCGAGGTCACCGCCGCGGTCACGAAGGCGACCACCTAG
- a CDS encoding amidohydrolase family protein, with protein MGFPRGVGAVDLMIGFPMRDHHKVYEYLMKGIKDDESESMAMPAGYMFKEVPEDADEGIDPIEVTIAEMDKCGVEKGLVGLGKQSIEAAKRYPGRFLFSLEIDPNDTMGCVRKMRKAKDEHDLTAITFFPSGCLPQVNIDDAKVYPIYATCIDLDIPIIANAGIAGPRFPSECQNVMRFDQVCFDFPELRIVMRHGAEPWEDLAVKLMLKWPGLYYMTSAFAPKYYPKTVIDYANTRGSDKVMYAGYYPMGLSLERIFQELPDVPLRDHVWPKFLRENALEVFKIEG; from the coding sequence ATGGGATTCCCGCGAGGTGTCGGCGCCGTCGATCTGATGATCGGCTTTCCGATGCGCGATCACCACAAGGTCTACGAGTACCTGATGAAGGGCATCAAGGACGACGAGTCCGAGTCGATGGCGATGCCTGCGGGCTACATGTTCAAGGAGGTCCCGGAGGACGCCGACGAAGGCATCGACCCGATCGAGGTGACGATCGCCGAGATGGACAAGTGCGGCGTGGAGAAGGGCTTGGTCGGCTTGGGCAAGCAGTCGATCGAAGCCGCGAAGCGCTACCCCGGTCGGTTCCTGTTCTCGCTCGAGATCGATCCCAACGACACGATGGGATGCGTCCGCAAGATGCGCAAGGCGAAGGACGAGCACGACCTCACCGCAATCACGTTCTTCCCGTCAGGCTGCCTGCCGCAGGTGAACATCGACGACGCCAAGGTGTACCCGATCTACGCGACGTGCATCGACCTCGACATCCCGATCATCGCGAATGCGGGCATAGCGGGCCCGCGGTTCCCGTCGGAATGCCAGAACGTGATGCGCTTCGACCAGGTGTGCTTCGACTTCCCCGAGCTGCGCATCGTGATGCGCCACGGTGCGGAGCCGTGGGAGGACCTCGCGGTGAAGCTCATGCTCAAGTGGCCGGGGCTGTACTACATGACCTCGGCGTTTGCGCCCAAGTACTACCCGAAAACCGTCATCGACTACGCGAACACGCGCGGCTCCGACAAGGTGATGTATGCGGGGTACTACCCGATGGGTCTCTCGTTGGAGCGCATCTTCCAGGAGCTCCCGGACGTGCCACTCCGCGACCACGTGTGGCCCAAGTTCCTGCGCGAGAACGCGCTCGAAGTGTTCAAGATCGAAGGATGA
- a CDS encoding amidohydrolase family protein, whose translation MDRYILISADTHGGGSMDQYAEYLDPEFRDEFDAWRNRYKNPFKDLHGHLRTRNWDNERRFSELEEDGVVGEVIFPNTVPPFFPTGAIVARPPNAEEYRQRLAGIRAHNRWLADFCSVKPERRAGVGQIFLNDVDEAIKDVQFAKEHGLRGGVLMPGVPDDTDVLPLWDPYYDPLWSACEDMEVPITHHSGQGSPDYGKYSVAWTMWICETQFFSHRPLHHMIMGGVFERHPKLVFAMTEQGCAWIPGVLKMLDGFYTQMASGRMGEIKFDSEGQLSMKPSEYFTRNCYVGVSFPNPVEAAAMKVVGIDRCMWGSDYPHHESTYPYTTEGLRLAFSDWDPGDVRRVVTENPAKVYGFDVDALAPIAAKVGPTVDEIKVPLDEVPGDSGSPAFGTMASR comes from the coding sequence ATGGACAGGTACATCCTCATCTCCGCCGACACCCACGGCGGCGGGTCGATGGACCAGTACGCCGAGTATCTCGACCCGGAGTTTCGAGACGAGTTCGACGCGTGGCGCAATCGCTACAAGAACCCCTTCAAGGACCTGCACGGTCACCTGCGCACGCGTAACTGGGACAACGAACGTCGCTTCAGTGAGCTCGAGGAGGACGGCGTCGTCGGCGAGGTGATCTTTCCGAACACCGTCCCGCCGTTCTTCCCCACCGGCGCCATCGTCGCCCGTCCGCCGAACGCCGAGGAGTACCGACAGCGCTTGGCCGGCATCCGGGCGCACAACCGCTGGCTCGCCGACTTCTGCTCCGTGAAACCGGAGCGGCGCGCCGGGGTCGGCCAGATCTTCCTCAACGACGTCGACGAGGCGATCAAGGACGTGCAGTTCGCCAAGGAGCACGGTCTGCGCGGTGGCGTGCTGATGCCCGGCGTACCCGACGACACCGACGTGCTGCCGTTGTGGGACCCCTACTACGACCCGTTGTGGAGCGCATGCGAGGACATGGAGGTCCCGATCACGCACCACTCGGGCCAAGGATCACCCGACTACGGGAAGTACTCGGTCGCCTGGACCATGTGGATCTGCGAGACCCAGTTCTTCTCGCACCGGCCGCTGCACCACATGATCATGGGCGGCGTGTTCGAGCGGCACCCGAAGCTCGTGTTCGCAATGACCGAGCAGGGCTGCGCGTGGATTCCCGGCGTGCTGAAGATGCTCGACGGCTTCTACACACAGATGGCGTCGGGTCGCATGGGTGAGATCAAGTTCGACAGCGAGGGACAGCTGTCGATGAAGCCGAGCGAGTACTTCACGCGCAATTGCTACGTCGGCGTGAGCTTCCCGAACCCGGTGGAAGCCGCGGCGATGAAGGTGGTCGGGATCGACCGCTGCATGTGGGGCAGCGACTACCCACACCACGAGAGCACGTACCCCTACACCACCGAGGGTTTGCGCTTGGCCTTCTCCGACTGGGACCCGGGCGACGTCCGGCGCGTCGTCACCGAGAACCCCGCCAAGGTCTATGGCTTCGACGTCGACGCGCTCGCGCCGATCGCCGCGAAGGTCGGTCCAACGGTCGACGAGATCAAGGTGCCGCTCGACGAGGTGCCGGGTGACTCGGGCAGCCCCGCGTTCGGAACGATGGCATCGAGGTAA
- a CDS encoding PaaI family thioesterase yields MSGGREDPRLAAAAAVRRVAHALSAHEADDTTLRRISELLAGTAVELEGWPRRERIVPTFGEGAVIDTTAKGRHPLDDRAVAGPANPTAVDFTARREGDEVVADAWFGAAFEGAPGRVHGGMVAAVFDDLVGFVLGMVGHPGFTGGITVDYKAPVPTERTVEFRARLRERTERKLLVDADVRLADKVLATCDAVLVLVDGKRWARHARELLDD; encoded by the coding sequence GTGTCAGGGGGACGAGAGGATCCACGACTTGCTGCGGCTGCGGCGGTGCGCAGGGTCGCCCACGCCCTCAGCGCGCACGAAGCCGATGACACCACGTTGCGCCGGATCAGCGAGCTCCTTGCCGGCACGGCGGTCGAGCTGGAGGGTTGGCCGCGCCGTGAGCGCATCGTGCCCACGTTCGGCGAGGGTGCGGTGATCGACACCACGGCCAAGGGCCGGCATCCCCTGGACGACCGCGCCGTGGCCGGTCCTGCCAACCCGACGGCGGTCGACTTCACGGCTCGACGCGAGGGTGACGAGGTGGTTGCGGATGCGTGGTTCGGCGCCGCGTTCGAGGGCGCGCCGGGCCGGGTGCACGGCGGGATGGTCGCCGCGGTGTTCGACGACCTGGTCGGCTTCGTCCTCGGGATGGTTGGTCATCCGGGCTTCACGGGCGGTATCACGGTCGACTACAAGGCGCCCGTGCCGACGGAGCGAACGGTGGAATTCCGGGCGCGGCTGCGCGAGCGGACCGAGCGCAAGCTCCTCGTGGATGCCGACGTGCGCCTGGCTGACAAGGTCCTCGCGACGTGCGACGCGGTGCTCGTGCTCGTCGACGGCAAACGGTGGGCCCGCCACGCCCGCGAGCTCCTCGACGACTGA
- a CDS encoding sialidase family protein — translation MRDDVSVAIGTIKGAFLLRGGEVEGPLFKGERVPALAFDTRSNPVRMLAGSTSDWWGSGVRLSDDAGRTWTDPETRPLRFPDDTGESLGQVWQLQPSTAAEPDVIYAGVEPAALFRSDDRGETWSLVRSLWDHPHRAQWQPGFGGLGLHTILVDPRDPQRLLVAISAGGVYRSDDGGTTWTARNASIPTGDDPTNFPEFGQCVHKVSRDGQDPDRLFLQNHGGLFRSDDHAVTWNDIANDVPSDFGFPMVTHPRVGATAYAIPLDANYRCMPDAKCRIWRTQDAGASWAPLGNGLPQDGAHLTVLRDAFCHDGADPLGLYFGTRTGQVFGSFDEGESWELLVEFLPAVLCVRATAFN, via the coding sequence ATGCGAGATGACGTCAGCGTGGCGATCGGGACGATCAAGGGCGCCTTTCTCCTACGGGGCGGTGAGGTCGAGGGCCCCTTGTTCAAGGGCGAGCGGGTCCCCGCCCTGGCGTTCGACACCCGTTCCAACCCGGTCCGGATGCTCGCCGGCTCGACGAGCGACTGGTGGGGCTCGGGGGTGCGGCTCAGCGATGACGCCGGTCGCACCTGGACCGACCCCGAAACACGTCCTCTGCGGTTCCCCGACGACACCGGCGAATCGCTCGGGCAGGTGTGGCAGCTCCAGCCGTCGACGGCTGCCGAGCCCGACGTCATCTATGCCGGCGTGGAGCCCGCCGCGCTGTTCCGCTCCGACGACCGCGGTGAGACGTGGTCGCTGGTGCGAAGCCTCTGGGACCACCCGCACCGCGCGCAATGGCAGCCAGGCTTCGGCGGTCTCGGTCTGCACACGATCCTCGTCGACCCACGCGATCCGCAGCGTCTTCTGGTCGCGATCAGCGCGGGCGGTGTATACCGCAGTGACGATGGTGGAACGACGTGGACGGCGCGCAACGCGAGCATCCCGACGGGAGACGATCCCACCAACTTCCCGGAGTTCGGGCAATGCGTGCACAAGGTCTCGCGCGATGGCCAGGATCCTGACCGGCTCTTCTTGCAGAACCACGGCGGGTTGTTCCGATCGGACGACCACGCCGTGACGTGGAACGACATCGCGAATGACGTGCCATCCGACTTCGGTTTTCCCATGGTCACGCACCCCCGCGTCGGCGCCACGGCGTACGCGATCCCACTCGACGCCAACTACCGCTGCATGCCCGACGCGAAGTGTCGGATATGGCGCACGCAGGACGCCGGCGCGTCGTGGGCGCCGCTCGGCAACGGGTTGCCGCAAGACGGCGCACACCTCACGGTGCTGCGAGACGCGTTCTGCCACGACGGTGCCGACCCGCTAGGCCTTTACTTCGGGACTCGTACCGGCCAGGTGTTCGGTTCGTTCGACGAGGGTGAGTCGTGGGAGCTCTTGGTCGAGTTCCTGCCCGCGGTGCTCTGCGTTCGCGCCACGGCCTTCAACTGA